A section of the Verrucomicrobium sp. GAS474 genome encodes:
- a CDS encoding carboxy terminal-processing peptidase, translating into MILLKVPSRTLALTAALVFSIASSTGGLRADGIVIPQLPPPAPTAAFGDDPAAAIAATGNAAQDARIGQIVAKIVSGGHYLQKPIDDSVSQLFLKSYVDALDFRHMVFLQTDLDEFAQAYGTAMGVLLLNADLSPEAAIYKRFLDRLAERVALVDRLLKDPAVTGDFTKDESFNIDRTKAPWPKTPAEADDLWRLNIRYELLQGRLGTKEKPEETIKNISRRYNRLLKTMRENEHEDRLGIYLSALTHAYDPHSDYLTEDEMENFRINTINMSLVGIGAVLSTDVEGYPKVVSLVPGGPADLGGQLKPTDRILSVAQEGQKPVDVADMKLNKVVKMIRGAKKTKVTLTVIATEGAATDSKGKREITIVRDVVKLTEQVAQARLYERTLADGTKQRYADIILPGFYDHASDDVKRLLLRLQKEKIDGVILDLRTNGGGILEEAVNLTALFVPSGPVVQVKDARGAVQSFRMGFGNSPVYTGPLIVLVGKPSASASEITAAALQDYGRALIVGGKTTWGKGTVQKLFDLKEINLGFRTGNDPGGLKLTIQKFYRIAGGTTQNRGVLSDVVLPALDDYIDYGESSLPNALAADEVPVADYTRVQPPFTFIPQLQKASSDRIAGSEEFACLKDRLALLKEKTIPLNEVARKAQLDAFKAIDEREKKLADKPVSDHKVWILNLAMLDSNQPLKPVSDIRPSAKSLKGKKAPASSTSDDDADADSATQDEGTVRRDISLDETVNIFGDYIQALGKAPGTPATASAPAPAAETDAPAKPRGLWDAMKGLFK; encoded by the coding sequence GTGATTCTCCTGAAGGTCCCCTCCAGAACGCTCGCCCTGACGGCGGCTCTGGTCTTTTCCATCGCCTCCTCCACGGGGGGCCTTCGGGCCGACGGCATCGTCATCCCCCAGCTCCCGCCGCCCGCGCCGACGGCGGCCTTCGGCGACGATCCCGCCGCCGCCATCGCCGCCACGGGGAACGCGGCGCAGGATGCGCGGATCGGCCAGATCGTCGCGAAGATCGTCAGCGGCGGCCACTACCTCCAGAAGCCGATCGACGACTCGGTCTCCCAGCTCTTCCTGAAGAGCTACGTCGACGCGCTCGACTTCCGCCACATGGTCTTCCTCCAGACCGACCTCGACGAATTCGCCCAGGCCTACGGCACCGCGATGGGGGTCCTCCTCCTCAACGCCGATCTCTCCCCCGAGGCGGCGATCTACAAGCGTTTCCTCGACCGCCTCGCCGAGCGCGTCGCCCTCGTCGACCGCCTGCTGAAGGACCCCGCCGTCACCGGCGACTTCACGAAGGACGAGAGCTTCAACATCGACCGGACGAAGGCCCCGTGGCCGAAGACCCCCGCCGAGGCCGACGACCTCTGGCGTCTCAACATCCGGTACGAGCTCCTCCAGGGCCGCCTCGGCACGAAGGAGAAGCCCGAGGAGACGATCAAGAATATCTCCCGCCGCTACAACCGCCTCCTGAAGACGATGCGGGAAAACGAGCACGAGGACCGCCTCGGCATCTACCTCTCCGCCCTCACCCACGCCTACGATCCCCACTCCGACTACCTCACCGAGGACGAGATGGAGAACTTCCGGATCAACACGATCAACATGTCGCTCGTCGGCATCGGCGCGGTCCTCTCGACCGACGTCGAGGGCTACCCGAAGGTCGTCAGCCTCGTCCCGGGCGGCCCCGCCGACCTCGGCGGCCAGCTGAAGCCGACCGACCGGATCCTCTCCGTCGCGCAAGAAGGGCAGAAGCCGGTCGACGTCGCCGACATGAAGCTCAACAAGGTCGTGAAGATGATCCGCGGCGCGAAGAAGACGAAGGTCACGCTGACCGTCATCGCCACCGAGGGCGCGGCGACCGACAGCAAGGGCAAGCGCGAGATCACGATCGTCCGCGACGTGGTGAAGCTGACCGAGCAGGTCGCCCAGGCCCGCCTCTACGAGCGGACCCTCGCCGACGGGACGAAGCAGCGTTACGCCGACATCATCCTCCCCGGCTTCTACGACCACGCCTCCGACGACGTGAAGCGGCTCCTCCTCCGCCTCCAGAAGGAGAAGATCGACGGCGTCATCCTCGACCTCCGCACGAACGGCGGCGGCATCCTCGAGGAGGCCGTGAACCTCACCGCCCTCTTCGTCCCCTCCGGCCCCGTCGTCCAGGTGAAGGACGCGCGCGGCGCCGTCCAGTCGTTCCGCATGGGCTTCGGGAACAGCCCCGTCTACACCGGCCCCCTCATCGTCCTCGTCGGGAAGCCGAGCGCCTCGGCCTCCGAGATCACCGCCGCCGCCCTCCAGGACTACGGCCGGGCGCTGATCGTCGGCGGGAAGACCACGTGGGGGAAGGGGACCGTCCAGAAGCTCTTCGACCTGAAGGAAATCAACCTCGGCTTCCGCACCGGGAACGATCCGGGCGGCCTGAAGCTGACGATCCAGAAGTTCTACCGCATCGCGGGCGGCACGACCCAGAACCGGGGCGTCCTCTCCGACGTCGTCCTCCCGGCCCTCGACGACTACATCGACTACGGCGAATCGTCGCTGCCGAACGCGCTGGCCGCCGACGAGGTCCCCGTCGCCGACTACACCCGCGTCCAGCCTCCCTTCACCTTCATCCCGCAGCTCCAGAAGGCTTCCTCGGACCGCATCGCCGGGAGCGAGGAATTCGCCTGCCTGAAGGACCGCCTCGCCCTGCTGAAGGAAAAGACGATCCCGCTCAACGAGGTCGCCCGCAAGGCGCAGCTCGACGCCTTCAAGGCGATCGACGAGCGGGAGAAGAAGCTCGCCGACAAGCCGGTTTCCGACCACAAGGTCTGGATCCTGAACCTCGCCATGCTCGACAGCAACCAGCCGCTGAAGCCGGTCTCCGACATCCGCCCCTCGGCGAAGTCGCTCAAGGGAAAGAAGGCCCCCGCCTCCTCGACGAGCGACGATGACGCCGACGCCGATTCGGCGACCCAGGACGAGGGAACCGTCCGTCGCGACATCTCCCTCGACGAGACCGTGAACATCTTCGGC
- the serS gene encoding serine--tRNA ligase — protein sequence MLDIKYLRDNPDEARRRLATRGRGDEAHVDTLLAQDESRRALLVRVESLKAERNKASKEIGARKAKKEPTDDLMAAMKTVSDEIAGLDVEVAAVEAAQEALLLTIPNFPHATVPVGDDAAANRTERTHGAPASFPFAPKNHIDLAALSGLLDFERAAKISGSGFLVFKGKGARLERALISYLLDFHTEAKAAPGLDAYVEVSPPFLVRGEAMKGTGQLPKFADDMYKIEGEDLYLIPTAEVPVTNLHAGEIVPAEALPIRYAAYTPCFRKEAGSAGKDTRGMIRVHQFDKVELVQIVRPEDSYAALDRLVAQVEAVLQSLGLHYRVLTLSTGDMGFGAAKCHDIEVWAPGLGTWLEVSSCSNFEDFQARRMGLKYKDAEGKNRFCHTLNGSGTALARLFIALVETHQQDDGRVLLPEKLRSYMGADFI from the coding sequence ATGCTCGACATCAAGTACCTCCGCGACAACCCCGATGAAGCCCGCCGCCGCCTGGCGACCCGGGGCCGGGGCGACGAAGCCCACGTTGACACCCTCCTGGCCCAGGACGAGAGCCGCCGCGCCCTCCTGGTCCGCGTCGAGTCCCTGAAGGCGGAACGGAACAAGGCGAGCAAGGAGATCGGCGCGCGCAAGGCGAAGAAGGAGCCGACCGACGATCTGATGGCCGCCATGAAGACGGTCTCCGACGAGATCGCGGGGCTCGACGTCGAAGTCGCCGCCGTCGAGGCCGCGCAGGAGGCCCTCCTCCTCACCATCCCGAATTTCCCCCACGCCACCGTCCCCGTCGGCGACGATGCGGCGGCCAATCGGACCGAGCGGACCCACGGCGCTCCCGCCTCGTTCCCCTTTGCGCCGAAGAACCATATCGACCTCGCGGCTCTCTCGGGGCTGCTCGACTTCGAGCGGGCCGCGAAGATCTCCGGCAGCGGCTTCCTGGTCTTCAAGGGGAAGGGGGCCCGCCTGGAACGGGCCCTGATCTCCTATCTCCTCGACTTCCACACCGAGGCGAAGGCCGCCCCCGGCCTCGACGCCTACGTCGAAGTCTCCCCTCCCTTCCTCGTCCGGGGCGAGGCGATGAAGGGGACCGGCCAGCTCCCGAAATTCGCCGACGACATGTACAAGATCGAGGGCGAGGACCTCTACCTCATCCCGACCGCCGAGGTCCCGGTGACGAACCTCCACGCCGGGGAGATCGTCCCCGCCGAGGCCCTCCCGATCCGCTACGCCGCCTACACCCCCTGCTTCCGCAAGGAGGCGGGGAGCGCCGGGAAGGACACGCGCGGGATGATCCGCGTCCACCAATTCGACAAGGTCGAGCTCGTCCAGATCGTCCGCCCGGAGGACTCCTACGCCGCCCTCGACCGCCTCGTCGCCCAGGTCGAGGCCGTCCTCCAGAGCCTCGGCCTCCATTACCGGGTCCTGACTCTCTCGACGGGCGACATGGGCTTCGGCGCGGCGAAGTGCCACGACATCGAGGTCTGGGCTCCCGGCCTCGGGACGTGGCTGGAGGTCTCCTCGTGCAGCAATTTCGAGGACTTCCAGGCCCGCCGGATGGGGCTCAAATACAAGGATGCCGAGGGGAAGAACCGCTTCTGCCACACCCTCAACGGTTCCGGGACCGCCCTGGCCCGGTTATTTATCGCCCTTGTGGAAACGCACCAACAAGACGATGGTCGGGTCTTGCTTCCTGAGAAATTACGTTCATACATGGGGGCAGATTTTATTTAA
- a CDS encoding MBOAT family O-acyltransferase: protein MLFTSLSFFWLLTATLFLYYVVARTAALQIGVLVAASLVFYAWENPLLLILLAFCTGVAAGVSRAVAVDAAGGGRHRAGWLVFGGVAVLLAMLAYFKYSKLFYWTFHAEAARVYHAFHGEGAGWAWRQFLLGMPLPIGISFYIFHGISLIVDTWRGDWKPPAREGGLSAFGRTTLYMVFFPQLIAGPITKARDFFPQIQTPASGVKRWKEIDFIAVARLLIAGYFFKRVVADNLATETMWMGAGSYEGLPGFHLLLLLFGFSAQIFADFYGYSLIALGLGRLFGFRLPVNFDRPYLAASFSEFWRRWHMSLSAWLRDYLFIPLGGSRHGLARTAVNLMIVMFLGGLWHGAAWGFAFWGLFHGAALALERPFLRKEGESSGVERAVRIAIVFSLVTFGWLFFKFPNLGQAFAYLHAIGANWPKKILLQQCAPVLLCLIPVFLHHASPFLFPKGFSARLEAWTLAAMLFLLLVNSGVPGAFIYFQF from the coding sequence ATGCTCTTCACCAGCCTTTCCTTTTTCTGGCTCCTGACGGCGACGCTCTTCCTTTACTACGTCGTGGCGCGGACGGCGGCGCTGCAGATCGGGGTGCTGGTGGCGGCGAGCCTCGTTTTCTACGCGTGGGAGAATCCGCTGCTCCTCATCCTCCTCGCGTTCTGCACCGGCGTGGCGGCGGGGGTGAGCCGGGCGGTCGCCGTCGATGCGGCGGGCGGGGGGCGGCATCGGGCGGGGTGGCTCGTCTTCGGCGGGGTGGCGGTGCTCCTGGCGATGCTCGCCTATTTCAAGTACTCGAAGCTCTTCTATTGGACGTTCCACGCCGAGGCGGCCCGGGTTTACCACGCGTTCCACGGGGAGGGCGCGGGGTGGGCGTGGCGGCAGTTCCTGCTCGGCATGCCGCTCCCGATCGGGATCTCCTTCTACATTTTCCACGGGATCAGCCTGATCGTCGACACGTGGCGCGGGGACTGGAAGCCCCCGGCGAGGGAGGGCGGGCTCTCGGCCTTCGGGCGGACGACGCTCTACATGGTCTTCTTCCCCCAGCTGATCGCGGGGCCGATCACGAAGGCGCGCGATTTCTTCCCCCAGATCCAGACCCCGGCCTCGGGGGTGAAGCGGTGGAAGGAGATCGATTTCATCGCCGTCGCGCGGCTGCTGATCGCCGGGTATTTCTTCAAGCGGGTCGTCGCCGACAACCTCGCGACGGAGACGATGTGGATGGGGGCCGGCTCCTACGAGGGGCTCCCCGGGTTCCATCTCCTCCTCCTCCTCTTCGGCTTCTCGGCCCAGATCTTCGCCGACTTCTACGGCTACTCCCTGATCGCGCTGGGGCTGGGGCGGCTCTTCGGGTTCCGGCTCCCGGTGAACTTCGACCGGCCCTACCTCGCGGCGAGCTTCTCCGAGTTCTGGCGGCGGTGGCACATGTCGCTCTCCGCATGGCTCCGGGATTACCTCTTCATCCCGCTCGGCGGCTCGCGGCACGGCCTGGCCCGGACGGCGGTGAACCTCATGATCGTGATGTTCCTCGGCGGGCTGTGGCACGGGGCGGCGTGGGGCTTCGCCTTCTGGGGGCTCTTCCACGGCGCGGCCCTCGCGCTGGAGCGGCCCTTCCTACGGAAGGAGGGGGAATCGTCGGGCGTCGAGCGGGCGGTCCGCATCGCGATTGTCTTCTCCCTTGTCACCTTCGGCTGGCTCTTCTTCAAGTTCCCGAACCTCGGCCAGGCCTTCGCCTATCTCCATGCGATCGGGGCGAACTGGCCGAAGAAGATCCTGCTGCAGCAGTGCGCGCCGGTCCTCCTCTGCCTGATCCCGGTCTTCCTCCACCACGCCTCGCCCTTCCTCTTTCCGAAGGGCTTCTCCGCCCGGCTGGAGGCGTGGACGCTGGCGGCGATGCTTTTCCTCCTCCTCGTGAACAGCGGAGTTCCCGGTGCCTTCATCTACTTCCAATTCTGA
- a CDS encoding tetratricopeptide repeat protein, whose translation MSTPLSSLASLSSFNSFLSLQGELHRAAALFDAGRYAEARAALEEQSRLSLLDTAGPGGPYPPQARVRIAHALGVLAQREGDEAAARRHFAAALALSPNDAETRVDLAMLRIAAGEHGPGFAEYEWRLLHPRGSVLRRHTRSPLRRWEGAPLPASESLLVHAEQGLGDTLLFLRHLPAVRARIGPGVPLWIALPSPLRRLVVEGFLKLHPALQPARVVTFREPLPLPAEQGLRWQCPLLSLPHVLGLAGETLFTPAPPYLALPDTGAPRPERDAARPPRIGLVWRSGTLRDGSQSEGSRYRSLPLESLLPLAPLPAEWLGLQKNPTPAELDLLHTAFHGRDASPACRDFLETGRLLSELDLLVTNDTSAAHLTGALGLPAFVLLPKAASWRWPLSPTTAHGETSPWHPSLRLFRQADNGDWSAPVAAVREALEIRFAGRWPTPEARAAAPRIPTSPEDREIALLEAQFLHEKGDYPALLSVLERCAARHPRHAPVLRALGTARADNGDPAGALRLFRRALKLEPTHPDTRFSLALLRLGRGDFRKGLPEYESRFDRDNCIDPHCSENAPLWDGRPLAADQPLLIHCEQGIGDAIQFIRLLPWARARAEAVHLVCAPSLLRLFQDSPVASGLAGYVTDGGTLPRHAFHCPLLSLLRLSGLRDLRDIPDRQLDAVPYLAAIPSSLPAPARRRIGLVWKSRLPETSGRSKSLPLAALLPLAALPGIEWITLQKERTAEEAALLHSRFGIAPGGPADLGPALPDFAATAREIAALDLVIACDTAAAHLAGALGKPVWVPLQTAPDWRWLRPGVNPGGDDRSPWYPTMRLFRQTRHGDWSDPVAEMAAALAKGPQK comes from the coding sequence ATGTCCACCCCCCTCTCCTCCCTGGCGTCGCTCTCCTCCTTCAACTCCTTCCTCTCCCTCCAGGGGGAGCTCCACCGGGCCGCCGCCCTCTTCGACGCGGGACGCTACGCCGAGGCCCGCGCCGCGCTGGAGGAGCAGTCCCGCCTCTCCCTCCTCGACACCGCCGGACCGGGCGGCCCCTACCCCCCGCAGGCCCGCGTCCGCATCGCCCACGCCCTCGGCGTCCTCGCCCAACGCGAGGGGGACGAGGCCGCCGCCCGCCGCCACTTCGCCGCCGCCCTCGCCCTCTCGCCGAACGACGCCGAGACCCGCGTCGACCTCGCCATGCTCCGCATCGCCGCCGGGGAGCACGGCCCCGGCTTCGCCGAATACGAATGGCGGCTCCTCCACCCCCGCGGCTCGGTCCTCCGCCGCCACACCCGCTCCCCCCTGCGGCGCTGGGAAGGGGCGCCCCTTCCGGCTTCCGAGTCCCTCCTCGTCCACGCGGAACAGGGCCTCGGCGATACCCTCCTCTTCCTCCGCCATCTCCCCGCCGTCCGCGCCCGGATCGGCCCCGGCGTCCCCCTCTGGATCGCCCTCCCCTCGCCGCTCCGCCGCCTCGTCGTCGAGGGATTCCTGAAGCTCCATCCCGCGCTCCAGCCCGCCCGCGTCGTCACCTTCCGGGAACCCCTTCCGCTCCCCGCGGAACAGGGCCTCCGCTGGCAATGCCCCCTCCTTTCCCTCCCCCATGTTCTCGGCCTCGCCGGGGAAACGCTCTTCACCCCCGCCCCGCCCTACCTCGCCCTTCCCGACACCGGGGCCCCCCGCCCCGAACGGGACGCGGCCCGCCCGCCCCGGATCGGCCTCGTCTGGCGTTCCGGCACCCTCCGCGACGGCAGCCAGAGCGAGGGGAGCCGCTACCGCTCCCTCCCCCTGGAATCGCTCCTTCCCCTCGCCCCGCTCCCCGCCGAATGGCTCGGCCTCCAGAAAAACCCGACCCCCGCCGAACTCGACCTCCTCCACACCGCCTTCCACGGACGCGACGCCTCGCCCGCCTGCCGCGATTTCCTCGAGACGGGCCGCCTCCTTTCCGAGCTCGACCTCCTCGTCACGAACGACACCTCCGCCGCCCACCTCACCGGAGCCCTCGGCCTGCCCGCCTTCGTCCTCCTCCCGAAGGCCGCCAGCTGGCGCTGGCCCCTCTCGCCGACGACCGCCCACGGGGAGACCTCCCCGTGGCATCCCTCCCTCCGCCTCTTCCGCCAGGCCGACAACGGCGACTGGTCGGCCCCCGTCGCCGCCGTGCGGGAGGCCCTGGAAATCCGCTTCGCCGGACGGTGGCCGACCCCCGAGGCGCGGGCCGCCGCCCCCCGCATCCCGACCTCCCCCGAGGACCGGGAGATCGCCCTCCTCGAGGCCCAGTTCCTCCACGAAAAGGGCGACTACCCCGCCCTCCTTTCCGTGCTGGAGCGGTGCGCCGCCCGCCATCCCCGCCACGCCCCCGTCCTCCGCGCCCTCGGCACCGCGCGGGCCGACAACGGCGACCCCGCCGGCGCCCTCCGCCTCTTCCGCCGCGCGCTGAAACTCGAGCCGACCCATCCCGACACCCGCTTCAGCCTCGCCCTCCTCCGCCTGGGCCGGGGCGACTTCCGCAAGGGCCTCCCCGAATACGAATCGCGCTTCGACCGCGACAACTGCATCGACCCCCATTGCTCCGAGAACGCCCCGCTGTGGGACGGCCGCCCCCTCGCCGCCGACCAGCCCCTCCTGATCCACTGCGAGCAGGGCATCGGCGACGCCATCCAATTCATCCGCCTCCTCCCGTGGGCCCGCGCCCGGGCGGAGGCGGTCCACCTCGTCTGCGCCCCCTCCCTCCTGCGGCTCTTCCAGGACTCCCCCGTCGCCTCCGGCCTCGCCGGATATGTCACCGACGGCGGCACCCTCCCGCGCCACGCCTTCCATTGCCCCCTCCTCTCCCTCCTGCGGCTCTCGGGCCTCCGCGATCTGCGCGACATCCCGGACCGGCAGCTCGACGCCGTCCCCTACCTCGCCGCCATTCCCTCTTCCCTTCCGGCCCCGGCCCGCCGCCGGATCGGCCTCGTCTGGAAATCGCGCCTGCCGGAGACCTCGGGCCGGAGCAAGAGCCTCCCCCTCGCCGCCCTCCTCCCTCTCGCCGCGCTCCCCGGCATCGAGTGGATCACCCTCCAGAAAGAGCGGACCGCCGAGGAGGCCGCCCTCCTCCACTCCCGCTTCGGCATCGCCCCCGGCGGCCCCGCCGACCTCGGCCCGGCCCTGCCCGATTTCGCCGCCACCGCGCGGGAAATCGCCGCCCTCGACCTCGTCATCGCCTGCGACACGGCGGCGGCCCACCTCGCCGGGGCGCTCGGGAAACCGGTCTGGGTCCCCCTCCAGACCGCCCCCGACTGGCGCTGGCTCCGCCCCGGCGTGAACCCCGGCGGCGACGACCGGAGCCCGTGGTATCCGACGATGCGCCTCTTCCGCCAGACCCGGCACGGCGACTGGAGCGATCCCGTCGCGGAAATGGCCGCGGCGCTGGCGAAGGGACCGCAAAAGTAG
- a CDS encoding response regulator, giving the protein MSHWKKIVVIGGDLKSRLALHEVIDARPARDWRLVKLPDGEEALSRLRAGIDLPDLCIVDCVAGNLGGLDFLKKLRAEENPALNRLPAILCATPEEWQTVQEQTGGAQFIYLPKPFDPQQVAAALGRALG; this is encoded by the coding sequence ATGAGCCACTGGAAAAAAATCGTCGTGATCGGCGGCGACCTCAAGAGCCGCCTCGCCCTCCATGAGGTCATCGACGCCCGCCCCGCCCGCGACTGGCGGCTGGTGAAGCTCCCCGACGGCGAGGAAGCCCTCTCCCGCCTCCGCGCCGGGATCGACCTCCCCGATCTCTGCATCGTCGACTGCGTGGCAGGAAACCTCGGCGGCCTCGATTTCCTGAAGAAACTCCGCGCCGAGGAGAATCCGGCCCTCAACCGCCTTCCCGCCATTCTTTGCGCGACTCCGGAGGAGTGGCAGACGGTTCAGGAGCAGACCGGCGGGGCGCAGTTTATCTACCTGCCGAAGCCGTTTGATCCGCAGCAGGTGGCGGCGGCGTTGGGGCGGGCGTTGGGGTAG
- a CDS encoding thioredoxin family protein: MALTPSTMLPLGTPAPDFTLPDTVTGSAITLSTYAAGKAVLIQFLCAHCPYVKHIEPELTRLANDYAGKGVAFLAIGSNDAAAYPDDAPAKLAHQARTFGWDYPYLYDETQAVARAYKAACTPDFFLFDREHKLAYRGRLDGSRPRVEKPEPLTGADLRAALDSVLAGKAPAAEQLPSLGCNIKWRE; this comes from the coding sequence ATGGCCCTCACCCCTTCCACCATGCTCCCCCTCGGCACGCCCGCGCCCGATTTCACGCTTCCCGATACGGTCACCGGCTCGGCGATCACTCTTTCGACTTATGCCGCCGGGAAGGCGGTCCTCATCCAGTTCCTGTGCGCCCATTGCCCTTACGTGAAGCATATCGAGCCGGAGCTGACCCGCCTCGCGAACGATTACGCGGGGAAGGGCGTCGCCTTCCTCGCCATCGGCTCCAACGACGCCGCGGCCTATCCCGACGACGCGCCCGCGAAACTCGCCCACCAGGCGCGGACCTTCGGTTGGGATTATCCCTATCTCTACGATGAAACGCAGGCCGTCGCCCGCGCCTACAAGGCGGCCTGCACGCCCGACTTCTTCCTCTTCGACCGGGAACACAAGCTCGCCTACCGGGGCCGCCTCGACGGGAGCCGCCCCCGCGTCGAAAAGCCCGAGCCCCTCACCGGGGCCGACCTCCGCGCCGCCCTCGACTCCGTCCTCGCCGGAAAGGCCCCCGCCGCCGAACAGCTCCCGAGCCTCGGCTGCAATATCAAGTGGCGGGAGTAA
- a CDS encoding CAP domain-containing protein, protein MKVRRLWMAAVFGLAAAWLAAPLPAAAKGNDDEVFQQEAVRQINGFRASEKRGPVTLDPALNALASEWAAKLAHEGEMEHRSMGNMRTLLSSHGWSALNENLFMSSAPSASPSEVIAAWKESTGHRRNLLQGNITRIGIGTAAGKAGFFVVFNGAGG, encoded by the coding sequence ATGAAAGTACGGCGACTCTGGATGGCGGCGGTCTTCGGCCTGGCGGCGGCGTGGCTTGCGGCCCCCCTTCCGGCGGCGGCGAAGGGGAATGACGACGAGGTCTTCCAGCAGGAGGCGGTCCGCCAGATCAACGGCTTCCGCGCCTCGGAGAAGCGCGGCCCGGTGACCCTCGACCCGGCGCTCAACGCGCTCGCCTCCGAGTGGGCGGCGAAGCTGGCGCACGAGGGGGAGATGGAGCACCGGAGCATGGGGAACATGAGGACGCTCCTCTCCTCCCACGGCTGGTCGGCGCTGAACGAGAATCTGTTCATGAGCAGCGCCCCCTCGGCCTCCCCCTCCGAGGTGATCGCGGCGTGGAAGGAGAGCACGGGCCACCGGCGGAACCTGCTCCAGGGGAACATCACCCGGATCGGCATCGGGACGGCGGCGGGCAAGGCCGGTTTTTTCGTCGTCTTTAACGGCGCGGGCGGATAG
- the mutL gene encoding DNA mismatch repair endonuclease MutL: MASSPAPSPSRIRLLSEHVANQIAAGEVIERPASVLKELLENALDARSRRVGVRTRGGGRSLVEVIDDGHGMNRDDALLCLERHATSKLRDTDDLRHLLSYGFRGEALPSIASVSKFLLQTQEPGAIEGTEISIHGGKLLSVREAGLAHGTRVEVRSLFYNLPARRKFLRTEKTELSHLQHILLLAGLARPDVGFDIVHDDDAPVRWPAGQDLQRRIASIFGPAWGADLVPVSGEDGDLKLTGFIGRPGVSRATRQEQFLFVNKRPVESRTLHYALQEGYHNALMRGRYPVTVLFLDLAPEDLDVNIHPAKREVRFHDEGRIRFFLKKAVQKALEGFADAPLSVSLGAGPGSDVPAPSVREIASPRYGIASRLAPPPASPGREAAPIARTPDEALPPRQSDLPIPREETPLAPLPRPGLDPLPSAPLRPEPEPEPDSAAAASPAPLGFRLLGILAKLYLVAESPEGLVLIDQHAAHERILFEKLLDRLRRREVESQRLLLPVTVELPPRESAFLESEIASLQAIGLGIAPFGARTFVVDALPPMIANTKHGANVPELIRNLLADLQEEGGETRKERRLSEETVAKKACRFAVKANDRLSPPEAERLLLDLMACHLPYTCPHGRPTMIQITKPELEKKFGRIV; encoded by the coding sequence GTGGCTTCGTCCCCCGCCCCTTCCCCCTCCCGCATCCGCCTCCTCTCCGAGCACGTCGCCAACCAGATCGCCGCGGGCGAGGTCATCGAGCGGCCCGCCTCCGTCCTGAAGGAACTCCTCGAAAACGCCCTCGACGCCCGATCCCGCCGCGTCGGCGTCCGCACCCGGGGCGGCGGCCGCTCCCTCGTCGAAGTCATTGACGACGGCCACGGCATGAACCGGGACGACGCCCTCCTCTGCCTGGAGCGCCACGCCACCAGCAAGCTCCGCGACACCGACGACCTCCGCCACCTCCTCTCCTACGGCTTCCGCGGCGAGGCCCTCCCCAGCATCGCCTCCGTCTCGAAGTTCCTCCTCCAGACCCAGGAACCGGGCGCGATCGAGGGGACCGAAATCTCCATCCACGGCGGAAAACTCCTCTCCGTCCGCGAGGCCGGCCTCGCCCACGGCACCCGCGTCGAGGTCCGTTCCCTCTTCTACAACCTCCCCGCCCGGCGCAAATTCCTCCGCACCGAGAAGACCGAGCTCTCCCACCTCCAGCACATCCTCCTCCTCGCCGGGCTCGCCCGGCCCGACGTCGGCTTCGACATCGTCCACGACGACGACGCCCCCGTCCGCTGGCCCGCCGGCCAGGACCTCCAGCGCCGCATCGCCTCCATCTTCGGCCCCGCCTGGGGGGCCGACCTCGTCCCCGTTTCCGGCGAGGACGGCGACCTGAAACTCACCGGCTTCATCGGCCGCCCCGGCGTCAGCCGCGCCACCCGGCAGGAACAATTCCTCTTCGTCAACAAGCGCCCCGTCGAGAGCCGCACCCTCCACTACGCCCTCCAGGAGGGTTACCACAACGCCCTCATGCGGGGCCGCTACCCCGTCACCGTCCTCTTCCTCGACCTCGCCCCCGAAGACCTCGACGTCAACATCCACCCCGCCAAGCGCGAAGTCCGTTTCCACGACGAGGGGCGCATCCGGTTCTTCCTGAAAAAAGCCGTCCAGAAAGCCCTCGAAGGCTTCGCCGACGCCCCCCTCTCCGTCTCCCTCGGCGCCGGCCCCGGGTCCGACGTTCCCGCCCCCTCCGTCCGGGAGATCGCCTCCCCCCGCTACGGCATCGCCAGCCGCCTCGCCCCGCCCCCGGCCAGCCCCGGCAGGGAGGCCGCCCCCATCGCCCGCACCCCCGACGAGGCCCTGCCGCCCCGCCAATCCGACCTTCCCATTCCCCGGGAAGAAACGCCCCTCGCCCCCCTGCCCCGCCCCGGCCTCGATCCCCTCCCCTCCGCGCCACTCCGGCCCGAGCCCGAGCCAGAGCCCGATTCTGCCGCAGCCGCTTCCCCCGCCCCCCTCGGCTTCCGCCTCCTCGGCATCCTCGCGAAGCTCTACCTCGTCGCCGAAAGCCCCGAGGGCCTTGTCCTCATCGACCAGCACGCCGCCCACGAGCGGATCCTCTTCGAGAAACTCCTCGACCGCCTCCGCCGCCGCGAGGTCGAATCCCAGCGCCTCCTCCTCCCCGTCACCGTCGAGCTCCCCCCGCGCGAGAGCGCCTTCCTCGAATCGGAGATCGCCTCCCTCCAGGCCATCGGCCTCGGCATCGCCCCCTTCGGCGCGCGGACCTTCGTCGTCGACGCCCTCCCGCCGATGATCGCCAACACCAAGCACGGCGCCAACGTCCCCGAACTCATCCGCAACCTCCTCGCCGACCTCCAGGAAGAAGGCGGCGAAACCCGCAAAGAACGCCGCCTGAGCGAGGAGACCGTCGCCAAAAAAGCCTGCCGTTTCGCCGTCAAGGCCAACGACCGCCTCTCCCCCCCCGAAGCCGAGCGCCTCCTGCTCGACCTCATGGCCTGCCACCTCCCCTACACCTGCCCCCACGGCCGCCCGACGATGATCCAGATCACCAAGCCCGAGCTGGAAAAAAAGTTCGGCCGCATCGTCTGA